The following are encoded together in the Vanrija pseudolonga chromosome 7, complete sequence genome:
- the YPL199C gene encoding Smr domain-containing protein, with amino-acid sequence MGNNPLLDICQALLGIFCGNNNQQNQQQGQQYNQQQGQGQQQWNQYPAQQQPQWNQAPGQGAWQGQPGQQQQQQQNNYPPGSGAWNNNNQQHGGQQQQQHGKPHGGMNQDQANATNAQYTQWRNDARREGDQAHKAFADSQNAYKSGDGARAKQLSEQGKQHQANQQRLDGQASDWIFRENNKTQPHGTIDLHGLYVKEAIERVESAIADGQRSGAQELRVITGKGIHSQNHQAKIKPAVEQLMQKYNLAAEIDPRNTGVLVVYLQGGGGSGGGRTRDAGGLVDQIQRGNQDCVIM; translated from the exons ATGGGAAACAACCCACTGCTTGACATCTGTCAGGCCCTGCTCGGCATCTTCtgcggcaacaacaaccagcagaaccagcagcaggggcagcagtacaaccagcagcagggccagggccagcagcagtggAACCAGTAccccgcgcagcagcagcctcagtGGAACCAGGCGCCGGGGCAAGGCGCATGGCAGGGGCAGccgggccagcagcagcagcaacagcagaACAACTACCCTCCCGGCAGCGGGGCATGGAACAACAATAACCAGCAGCATggtggccagcagcagcagcagcatggcaAGCCGCACGGTGGCATG AACCAGGACCAGGCAAATGCCACCAACGCGCAGTACACCCAGTGGCGGAatgacgcgcggcgcgagggcgaccagGCGCACAa GGCGTTTGCCGACTCGCAGAACGCGTACAA GTCTGGCGACGGAGCGCGCGCAAAACAGCTCAGCGAGCAGGGAAAGCAGCACCAGGCCAACCAGCAGAGACTAGACGGCCAGGCGTCGGACTGGATCTTCAGAG aGAACAACAAGACGCAGCCCCACGGCACGATCGACCTGCACGGCCTGTATGTCAAGGAGGCGATCGAGCGGGTGGAAAGCGCGATCGCGGACGGGCAGCGCTCTGGCGCGCAGGAGCTGCGCGTGATTACCGGCAAGGGCATCCATTCGCAGAACCACCAGGCGAAGATCAAGCCTGCGGTGGAGCAGCTGATGCAGAa GTACAacctcgcggccgagatcGACCCGCGCAATaccggcgtgctcgtcgtctaCCTCCAGGGCGGAGGCGGATCGGGCGGCGGTcggacgcgcgacgccggcggcctggTGGACCAGATCCAGCGGGGTAACCAGGACTGTGTGATCATGTAG
- the SPAC227.15 gene encoding putative protein yields MAQIIPPITSLPVDSNAAPSVEDIQDKLPSICVDYLSHNWTEEDVWASWRNMTRHKHEIANGVRLENASWRTWNKQRNKLKTISPETLNWLKDSDVTWLYGPLHTASVEPVRPLKISSTDDRIGLDRPTGAKSILKHRTLSELLSIPNPSSPVLEATEDDDSSGDEEHPRRPGIPKAKSEVNVRRSVSLRDTRRRSPSTLRKSGSPTTEVPYKDSGKRHISFNTFVEQVIALDEPLISTRGNVDSDDDDMLEMRSSSSRHSGRSRASSITSSTSITIAKIAPAMLKTTGTFTTNPNLPKMVYQPPPEYLPSPQEQQPVASPFDIPSPIVLVPGNRWNATDDEDEYSHGRDYFGGPDLSGTSPARAGAAGSYGRAPAVQPPPAQPKWRLPNASLDAASSSSSSSSLNANGVPSPQPGRSILKVRPPTVNAVTPEPVSPPAHFNYNPSVATGIGGMFGGYEGLPVGSPSNEERGRSTSTTEGRGRSTSRGAGSSQYDRSASSRGTSTSSSSSVSRSPVDNTPVKAAASAAAAAQPKTTTAGGDAMDVDYSPERSSTPTPHSSPQIVFRPLKDTSPNSLPHPSSNNRLGSAGLEPELPVTESPTSDVGAASVAYTTAQPTLSQPVDDDDGSTLIGRATNIANTAKDLLGALWYGAQDDNNRPRGGQQTGRRHARGASLG; encoded by the exons ATGGCGCAGATCATCCCCCCGATC ACCTCGCTGCCCGTCGACTCGAATGCGGCCCCCTCGGTTGAGGACATCCAGGACAAGCTTCCATCCATCTGTGTCGACTACTTGTCGCACAACTGGACAGAAGAGGATGTGTGGGCCTCTTGGCGTAACATGACCAGGCACAAGCACGAGATTGCCAATGGTGTCCGTCTCGAGAACGCGAGCTGGAGAACGTGGAACAAGCAGCGTAACAAGCTGAAAACCATCAGCCCAGAGACCCTCAACTG GCTCAAGGACTCGGACGTCACATGGCTGTATGGGCCTTTGCACACTGCCAGTGTCGAGCCAGTGCGGCCACTCAAGATTTCGTCGACAGACGACAGAATCGGCCTTGACCGCCCAACCGGAGCAAAGAGCATTCTCAAGCACCGCACGTTATCCGAGTTGCTCAGCATCCCCAACCCATCATCGCCTGTTCTCGAGGCCACGGAAGACGATGACTCTTCGGGTGACGAGGAACACCCCCGCAGACCCGGAATTCCAAAGGCAAAGTCGGAGGTTAATGTCCGCCGCTCGGTGTCCCTACGCGATacgcgtcgccgctcgccttcCACATTGCGCAAGTCGGGCTCGCCCACCACCGAGGTCCCATACAAGGACTCTGGCAAGCGTCACATCTCGTTCAACACATTTGTTGAGCAAGTCATTGCACTCGACGAGCCTCTTATTAGCACACGCGGCAATGTCGATtcggatgacgacgacatgcTCGAGATGCGTTCTAGCTCGTCCAGGCACTCGGGACGCAGCCGCGCTTCGTCTATTACCTCGTCAACATCCATCACCATTGCAAAGATTGCTCCCGCAATGCTCAAGACCACTGGCACATTTACCACCAACCCCAATCTGCCAAAGATGGTCTATCAGCCCCCGCCCGAGTACCTACCCTCCccgcaggagcagcagccagtGGCGTCGCCTTTCGACATCCCTTCGCCCATCGTCTTGGTGCCCGGCAACCGCTGGaacgcgaccgacgacgaagacgagtACAGCCACGGGAGAGACTACTTTGGCGGTCCCGACCTCTCGGGTACCAgccccgctcgcgctggagCGGCGGGCAGTTATGGCCGCGCACCAGCAGTTCAGCCTCCCCCTGCCCAGCCCAAGTGGCGCCTGCCGAATGCCTCGCTTGACGctgcgtcctcgtcctcttcgtcgtcgtcgctcaacGCGAATGGCGTCCCGTCGCCCCAGCCTGGCAGGAGTATTCTCAAGGTCAGGCCACCCACGGTCAACGCTGTCACGCCCGAGCCAGTCTCGCCTCCGGCTCACTTCAACTACAACCCCTCGGTTGCTACGGGTATTGGAGGCATGTTTGGCGGATACGAGGGCTTGCCAGTTGGCTCACCGTCcaacgaggagcgcggccggtcgacctcgacaaccgAGGGCCGTGgtcgctcgacctcgcgtgGTGCTGGTTCTTCCCAATATGACCGCTCGGCATCTTCGCGCGGcacgtcgaccagctcgtcgagctcggtctcgCGCTCACCAGTAGACAACACGCCGGTCAAGGCTGCTGCttcggctgccgctgccgcccagcccaaGACCACTACTGCCGGTGGTGACGCCATGGACGTTGACTACTCGCCTGAGCGCTCATctacccccaccccccactcTTCTCCCCAA ATTGTCTTCCGTCCGCTGAAAGACACATCGCCCAACTCCCTTCCCCACCCCTCGTCCAACAATCGTCTTGGCTCCGctggcctcgagcccgagcttCCTGTCACCGAGTCGCCCACGTCTGATGTTGGCGCAGCGTCTGTTGCGTACACCACTGCGCAGCCAACACTGTCGCAgccagtcgacgacgatgacggaTCTACGCTTATTGGCCGTGCCACCAACATTGCCAACACGGCCAAGGACCTTCTCGGTGCCCTCTGGTACGGAGCTCAGGACGACAACAACCGGCCACGGGGTGGCCAGCAAACGGGCCGTCGTCATGCTCGCGGAGCGTCGCTAGGCTAA
- the Zfp42 gene encoding Zinc finger protein 42 — MASLPSPVVPHVDPAGLSIPSAYRAQLHAESHHRSNPFRGHQQQQQQQQQPPHPQRLSDDPRPSPSPTTSASDAALDSSRPMPPPPASTAPTVMSHYTTTPSFSSASTFSQTFSPPAGPVFPASPDSALRTTSPRHSPSHHRVTPHDQYWQAQAQQHQQHQHQQQAAQQAYNPSPLYRYEVAEDVNDHYAQQQHYYYPAQFYQHSTSPSPITPPAPQMTAQERRRAKEILKARRHVCPMCDKRFNRPSSLSTHMSVHTGAKPYQCNREGCGRRFSVSSNLRRHERTHDMRGSRNSKTADISSPRTPARQPAPQLQLQQTPQTPHPASPATTTTTTAAAGMFAPQYQYVYQSAYPQQVEYGMWHGAGGLRQYAITRRDSVAPTSAVVQPTTPPTPPQPILMPQPTKSNSLMLS; from the exons ATGGCGTCTCTCCCATCCCCAGTCGTACCACACGTCGACCCCGCTGGCCTCTCGATCCCCTCAGCCTACCGGGCCCAGCTACATGCCGAGTCGCACCACCGCAGTAACCCCTTCCGCGgacatcagcagcagcagcagcagcagcagcagcccccaCACCCCCAGCGCCTCAGTGACGACCCCCGCCCGTCTCCAAGCCCCACCACGAGCGCTAGCGACGCTGCTCTCGACTCCTCGCGGCCCATGCCTCCGCCTCCTGCTAGCACGGCGCCCACCGTCATGAGTCActacaccaccacgcccagcTTTTCGTCTGCCTCTACCTTTTCTCAGACCTTTTCTCCCCCGGCCGGCCCGGTGTTCCCCGCCTCCCCCGACAGCGCCCTCAGGACCACGAGCCCCcgccactcgccgtcgcACCACCGCGTTACCCCCCACGACCAGTACTGGCAGGCTcaggcccagcagcaccagcagcaccagcaccagcaacaGGCTGCCCAGCAGGCGTACAACCCTTCGCCGCTTTACCGCTacgaggtggcggaggaCGTAAACGACCACtacgcccagcagcagcactacTACTACCCGGCCCAGTTCTACCAGCACTCGACGTCTCCCAGCCCCATTACACCACCAGCGCCACAGATGACGGCCCAGGAGAGACGCAGAGCCAAGGAGATTCTCAAGGCGCGGCGCCATGTTTG CCCCATGTGTGACAAGCGCTTCAACCGCCCATCGTCACTCTCGACCCACATGTCGGTGCACACGGGTGCAAAGC CGTACCAGTGCAACCGCGAGGGCTGCGGACGGCGCTTCTCCGTCTCATCCAACCTTCGCCGCCACGAGCGT ACCCACGACATGCGGGGCTCGCGTAACTCCAAGACGGCCGACATCTCGTCCCCGAgaacgccggcgcgccagcccgccccTCAGCTGCAGCTCCAGCAGACGCCACAGACCCCgcaccccgcctcgccggcgacaacgacgaccacgacggcggcggcgggcatgtTCGCCCCGCAGTACCAGTACGTCTACCAGTCGGCGTACCCGCAGCAAGTCGAGTACGGCATGTGGcacggggcgggcgggctgcGCCAGTACGCCATCACGCGCCGCGACTCCGTCGCGCCCACTAGCGCCGTCGTGCAGCCCACCActccgcccacgccgccgcagcccaTCCTCATGCCCCAGCCTACAAAATCTAACAGCCTCATGCTGAGCTGA
- the PAC1_1 gene encoding Proteasome subunit alpha type-4-A produces the protein MARRYDSRTTIFSPEGRLFQVEYAMEAISHAGTVLAVLSKEGIAIAAEKKVTGKLLDLSLPGGSEAGGEGVEAWMGGGGEKIFLLNNNILAGLAGITSDANSLVNFARNSAQRHLFTYDEDIPVEMLVQRLCDMKQGYTQYGGLRPFGVALLYVGWDPLYGFQLYQSDPSGNYSGWKATCIGANHSSAASLLKQEYKDEITLEEATALCLKTMAKTMDSTKLNSEKLEFATMTLTDDKQPLAKIYRPSELDTLLQKLELGGTKDEQIGAGEGTGGGGSGNIAVST, from the exons ATG GCAAGGCGATACGACA GCCGCACTACCATCTTCTCTCCTGAGG GCCGGTTGTTCCAAG TCGAGTACGCCATGGAGGCCATCTCGCACGCCGGTAccgtcctcgctgtcctctCCAAGGAGGGTATCGCGATTGCCGCAGAGAAG AAAGTCAccggcaagctcctcgacctctccCTCCCCGGTGGAtccgaggccggcggcgagggcgtcgaggcgtggatgggcggcggcggcgagaagatCTTCCTCCTGAACAA CAACATTCTTGCCGGCCTCGCAGGCATCACGTCGGACGCCAACTCGCTCGTCAACTTTGCGCGCAacagcgcccagcgccacctGTTCacgtacgacgaggacatcCCCGTCGAGATGCTCGTCCAGCGCCTGTGCGACATGAAGCAGGGCTACACGCAGTACGGTGGTCTCCGCCCcttcggcgtcgcgctcctgTACGTCGGCTGGGACCCGCTGTACGGCTTCCAGCTGTACCAGTCTGATCCGTCGGGCAACTATTCGGGCTGGAAGGCGACGTGTATCGGCGCCAAccactcgtcggccgcgtcgctcCTCAAGCAGGAGTACAAGGACGAGATTACCCTCGAGGAGGCGACCGCGCTCTGCCTCAAGACGATGGCCAAGACGATGGATTCGACCAAGCTGAACAGCGAGAAGC TCGAGTTCGCGACCATGACCCTCACGGACGACAAGCAGCCCCTGGCCAAGATCTACCGCCcctccgagctcgacacgttGCTGCAGAagctcgagcttggcggaACAAAGGACGAGCAGAttggcgcgggcgagggcactggcggtggcggctcGGGCAACATTGCCGTGAGCACGTAA
- the OPT5_2 gene encoding Oligopeptide transporter 5 codes for MPVRPEDAEEYELAERRSDDDDESENGWDDDGFVTKPTEDEVGTSERDRLLEGEDERKPTSLDGEDDELVYRRRLDEEEEDEIVGRGTKVDRLIAAAVPDTDDVSLPTLTIRVIVIGSFFCILGAAASMVFYFKSNAPGFSSYFVILATYPLGHIMASERLIPRNKMLLGVNLNPGRFSVKEAILVSVLSSSGAMAAYAADILAILDLYYKRPLATVPSLILLMTTQCIGFGLAGMLYNLLVARPAMYWPSTLVVVQLFTTLYDSGSTALSAQARQLTRRRLHVFLVIFLCTFIYQFLPMLLFPTLTTVSVLCLIDNSSWWMRTLGGAYTGLGMLNFSFDWSSIGTAGPLYTPYWALGNWFGGLAGMIWVIVPILLLTNFWNARDFPSPTSASLYNATYQKFDVTTVLKPDLSLNEEAWEAAKPLVLTPYFAITYGLAFAALSSIMVHVWLWHREEIKEALTNKAPMNDVHNTLMRSYKSVPQWWYLALLGGNFAAAVLMIWTAPLQLPVWALVLSLAIAAVFLIPIGIVMAVSNTQIGLNVMTEFIIGLLMPGKPIGNVTFKCFGYMAMSQALQLTSDLKLGWYTSIPPREMFACQIIGTVIGALTNYITLQSVLVSKREYLDGTTVDPTGQWTGRRPSIFYSASIIWGAVSPKRFFAGKYWVLYLGFPFGAAVPVIFWLAHKRWPNKKLNKVVFPIICQGAILIPEYPTNIILMGIAAAVFANSYVAKRHPKFHSQFIYVISSALDAGTSITALAIYLLFSVLTTWTGPRWWGNPARDSEHCVPGS; via the exons ATGCCGGTCCGACCAGAAGACGCGGAAGAgtacgagctcgccgagcgccgcagcgacgacgacgatgaatCGGAGAACGggtgggacgacgacgggttCGTCACCAAGCCGACGGAAGATGAGGTGgggacgagcgagcgcgaccgcctgctcgagggcgaggacgagcggaaacccacctcgctcgacggggaggacgacgagctcgtgtACCGCCGCCGTTTggacgaagaagaagaagacgagaTCGTGGGCAGGGGCACCAAGGTCGACCGTCTCATCGCTGCT GCCGTGCCCGATACCGACGACgtctcgctgccgacgctCACGATCCGCGTGATTGTCATCGGGTCGTTCTTCTGtatcctcggcgcggcggcctccaTGGTCTTCTACTTCAAGTCGAACGCGCCCGGCTTCTCGAGCTACTTTGTCATCCTGGCGACGTACCCGCTCGGCCATATcatggcgagcgagcgcctgATACCCCGTAACAAGATGCTGCTGGGGGTCAACTTGAACCCTGGGCGCTTCAGCGTCAAGGAGGCGATTCTCGTCAG CGTGCTGTCGTCCTCTGGTGCCATGGCGGCGTACGCGGCGGAtatcctcgccatcctcgacctGTACTACAAGCGCCCGCTCGCGACCGTCCCGTCACTGATCTTGCTCATGACGACGCAGTGTATCGGCTTCGGCCTTGCGG gCATGCTGTACAACCTCCTCGTGGCCCGGCCAGCAATGTACTGGCCCTCgacgctcgtcgtcgtgcagctcTTCACGACGCTGTAcgactcgggctcgacggcccTCTCGGCCCAGGCGCGCCAGCTCACCCGGCGCAGGCTGcacgtcttcctcgtcatctTCCTCTGCACCTTCATCTACCAGTTCCTCCCCATGCTCCTCTTCCCGACGCTCACGACCGTGTCGGTGCTATGCCTGATCGACAACAGCAGCTGGTGGATGCggacgctcggcggcgcgtacaCTGGCCTCGGGATGCTCAACTTCAGCTTTGACTGGAGCTCGATCGGTACCGCCGGCCCGCTGTACACGCCATACTGGGCCTTGGGGAACTGGTTCGGTGGTCTAGCAGGGATGATCTGGGTG ATTGTCCCTATCCTGCTCCTCACAAACTTCTGGAACGCAAGGGACTTCCCCAGCCCGACTTCGGCGTCGCTTTACAACGCCACATATCAGAA GTTTGACGTTACCACGGTGCTCAAGCCGGACCTGTCCCTCAACGAAGAGGCATGGGAGGCTGCCAAGCCGCTCGTGCTCACTCCATACTT CGCAATCACATACGGCCTCGCCTTTGCAGCCCTGTCCAGCATTATGGTTCATGTGTGGCTGTGGCACCGTgaggagatcaaggagg CATTGACGAACAAGGCGCCCATGAACGACGTGCACAA TACGCTTATGCGCTCCTACAAGTCGGTGCCTCAATGGTGGTATCTTGCCCTCCTGGGCGGCAACTTTGCTGCCGCTG TCCTCATGATCTGGACTGCCCCTCTACAATTACCCGTCTGGGCGCTGGTATTGTCCCTGGCAATTGCAGCG GTGTTCCTTATCCC AATCGGTATAGTCATGGCGGTTTCCAACACCCAGATTGGTCTC AATGTGATGACAGAATT CATTATCGGACTTCTCATGCCTGGGAAACCCATTGGAAA CGTCACCTTCAAGTGTTTTGGCT ACATGGCCATGTCACAAGCCCTGCAGCTTACCTCGGACCTCAAGCTGGGGTGGTACACGTCGATCCCGCCCCGCGAAATGTTTGCATGCCAGATCATTGGGACTGTGATTGGGGCCCTCACGAact ACATCACCCTGCAGTCAGTGCTGGTGTCCAAGCGCGAGTACCTCGACGGCACGACTGTCGATCCTACGGGACAGTGGACTGGACGCCGCCCGAGCATCTTCTACTCGGCAAGCATCATCTGGGGCGCCGTCTCCCCCAAGCGGTTCTTTGCCGGCAAGTACTGGGTACTATACCTTGGCTTCCCATTCGGAGCGGCCGTGCCAGTCATCTTCTGGCTTGCACACAAGCGCTGGCCAAACAAGAAGCTCAACAAG GTCGTGTTCCCCATCATCTGCCAGGGCGCCATCCTCATCCCAGAATA CCCGACCAACATCATCCTCATGGGCATTGCCGCGGCCGTCTTTGCCAATAGCTATGTCGCCAAGCGGCATCCAAAGTTCCACTCGCAGTTTATCTACGTGATAAGCTCTGCGCTGGATGCGGGAACGTCGATTACCGCCTTGGCCATTTATCTCTTGTTCAGTGTCCTGACGACATGGACGGGACCGCGGTGGTGGGGTAATCCCGCGAGGGATTCAGAGCATTGCGTTCCGGGTAGTTAG
- the zds1 gene encoding Protein zds1, which translates to MASSISEEEIEREVRTLKNLRRRSASAPGPGDLALDPDLPPPDAFSTGPSYSSNDDVTLATPDGLDGDAGLFWVPAHLHPELAPGEFRAFLKQHTQVDPGAVETGETGEAALARSPSWLARNNSLSGGLGRKKSMLSRQYTPRAGDKVEDEAPPVPVRRPSMYAGRNADKGLTLHDLQKLEELVEDADLSDDPEKMRKMLRRSLSMNVAPGFLEETPQGERSEADAPIVVPRPGSIIRRTARTKIRKGGPGEGGSRRFSSTRRGRLTSPSSGAVDQVEEGDSLRSEDRRSDETESEEHSSESPHASLTSSDSAVVDSARSPAPALAPTKLPVPHPQVVQQPPSPDLGRASEDEALIYDAYAGDRTSTSTSSSLSIDNPSRSPSPDSRGTASASERVHHPPNLPPIVTPKPGEGAWFEDDQLTPTQESSMSAALHAMSLLPSSGPSEDIFQQQQHQQHQQPHHLPTAPARHAEPEPKTPTAARPYSELPPGMAPPSQRVAPPPSIVVPQRNGQLQVPTLERPSLSRTDSAASSSSNASSVASAGKEKIKEKEKKGGLFSKKSHSHDKDKDKGEKKKKEKDRFLGSLFGTKKKHEEASSVSNFATAGPAAAAALLGTSKSAKSLHAAGSGTLSPTSPGFSNFARYPIHVERAVYRLSHIKLANARRPLIEQVLISNLMFWYLGVIGRTAGPAEDKKPGSVNGIDRERDEQLRTPPLKGTPSKPADSGSAGVKQPDQPLPPSPASPVSPRKAGLTKPERSRGNNSEAAYRAPQYGMQTVQMDKDMRGQPHSKQPSQHSQQQHSPIHHNQQPSQQYQPQSAAPPPRTASMPASPNRVRSPPPNGQPQQYPPGVAPPARPAMPQSSGGGYGMQGGGGGGGGHQRPVAVPEGRDPRRPQPPPGGQHGPHAAQPGVRPGQQYPPNGADPRRSGEGHRPYPQQHSSSGSGGGSAGSPQPGQLFQYPGGAGNQYGRPGGPTPGQHYSAQPGQIFHHPQFQQRPAGSGMPQNWEPPQRLPPGQQQQRVPGPALAQGPPRRTSSNTQDPYGRPGGPAYGNGGGGGGGGSRDGQTSPTNQGFYSQRNPGQPAYPYPPSGGGQARPQPVPSGQYPHHR; encoded by the exons ATGGCGTCGTCCATCTCGGAAGAGGAGATTGAGAGAGAGGTCCGCACGCTCAA GAATCTCCGAAGAAGGTCAGCATCGGCCCCAGGACCaggcgacctcgcgctcgaccccgacctcCCCCCACCAGACGCGTTCTCCACTGGACCATCCTACTCGTCTAATGATGACGTGACGCTCGCAACTcccgacgggctcgacggcgacgcgggcctGTTCTGGGTGCCAGCCCACCTTCATCCCGAGCTCGCACCCGGCGAGTTTCGCGCCTTTCTCAAACAACACACCCAGGTTGaccccggcgccgtcgagacgggcgagacgggcgaggcAGCACTAGCTCGCAGTCCATCATGGCTCGCACGCAACAACTCTCTCTCAGGCGGCCTGGGGCGCAAAAAGTCGATGCTGTCCAGGCAATACACGCCTCGGGcgggcgacaaggtcgaaGACGAAGCACCGCCTGTCCCCGTCCGGCGCCCATCCATGTACGCGGGGCGGAATGCCGACAAGGGCCTCACACTTCACGACCTCCAGAAActggaggagctcgtcgaggacgctgACCTGAGCGATGACCCCGAGAAAATGCGCAAGATGCTTCGCCGCAGCTTGAGTATGAACGTTGCCCCCGGAT TCCTCGAGGAGACGCCCCAGGGTGAACGGAGCGAAGCAGACGCACCAATAGTAGTCCCTCGACCTGGATCGATTATCCGCCGTACAGCTCGAACCAAGATCCGCAAGGGCGGccccggcgagggcgggagTCGAAGATTCTCATCCACAAGGAGGGGACGCCTCACATCGCCGAGCAGTGGAGCCGTTGATCAGGTTGAGGAAGGAGACAGCCTGCGGAGCGAGGACCGACGTAGCGACGAAAccgagagcgaggagcaCAGCTCCGAGTCGCCTCACGCTTCCCTCACCAGCAGTGATTCGGCCGTGGTGGACAGTGCAAGGTCACCGGCCCCTGCATTGGCCCCGACCAAGCTTCCGGTGCCCCATCCGCAGGTCGTGCAGCAGCCCCCATCACCCGACCTCGGCAGAGCTTCAGAGGACGAGGCCCTTATCTACGACGCATACGCCGGCGACAGGACGTCGACTTCGACTTCGAGCTCGTTATCTATCGATAATCCCAGTCGGTCACCGAGCCCGGACAGCAGAGgcacggcatcggcgtcagAAAGagtccaccacccaccaaaCCTTCCTCCGATTGTCACGCCAAAGCCTGGCGAGGGAGCGTGGTTTGAGGATGACCAGCTCACGCCGACTCAGGAGTCGTCGATGAGTGCGGCATTACACGCCATGAGCTTGTTACCGTCGTCTGGTCCATCCGAGGACATtttccagcagcagcagcaccagcagcaccagcagcctCACCACTTGCCCACTGCCCCTGCCCGCCATGCAGAGCCCGAGCCCAagacgccaacggcggcaCGACCCTATTCGGAACTCCCTCCCGGCATGGCGCCGCCATCGCAGCGTGTTGCCCCGCCACCGTCGATTGTTGTTCCCCAGCGCAACGGCCAACTGCAGGTGCCCACCCTGGAACGCCCGTCGTTAAGTCGTACCGACTCTgccgcctcctccagctccaaCGCTTCATCTGTGGCCTCGGCCGGCAAGGAGAAGATCAAGGAGAAGGAAAAGAAGGGCGGATTGTTCTCGAAGAAGAGTCATTCCcacgacaaggacaaggacaagggagagaagaagaagaaggagaaggaccGCTTCCTAGGCTCCCTCTTCGGCACCAAGAAGAAGCACGAGGAAGCGTCATCGGTTTCCAACTTTGCCACAGCTGGACCAGCCGCAGCTGCCGCTCTCCTCGGCACATCCAAGTCGGCCAAGTCGTTACATGCCGCCGGCTCTGGCACGTTGTCGCCGACATCCCCAGGCTTCTCCAACTTTGCCCGTTACCCCATCCACGTCGAGCGTGCCGTGTACCGTCTCAGTCACATCAAGCTCGCAAATGCCCGCCGTCCGCTCATCGAGCAGGTCCTCATCTCCAACCTCATGTTCTGGTACCTCGGTGTCATCGGCCGCACGGCCGGTCccgccgaggacaagaagcCCGGGTCGGTCAATGGAATCGACAGAGAGCGGGACGAGCAGCTTCGCACGCCGCCCCTCAAGGGCACGCCGTCCAAgccggccgactcgggcTCGGCTGGCGTCAAGCAGCCCGACCAGCCTctcccgccgtcgccagcgtcgcccgTGTCTCCCAGGAAGGCAGGCTTAACCAAGCCCGAACGCAGCCGTGGCAACAACAGCGAAGCAGCTTATCGTGCTCCACAGTACGGCATGCAGACGGTCCAGATGGACAAGGACATGCGGGGGCAACCTCACAGCAAGCAGCCATCGCAACATTCACAACAACAGCATTCACCCATTCACCACAACCAGCAACCTTCCCAGCAGTACCAGCCCCAGTCTGctgcccctccccctcgcaccGCTTCAATGCCCGCATCTCCCAACCGCGTTCGCTCTCCTCCGCCCAACGGCCAGCCTCAGCAGTACCCCCCAGGGGTTgctccgcccgcccgccctgcGATGCCACAGTCATCGGGCGGTGGCTATGGCATGcaaggcggtggtggtggtggtggaggccaCCAGCGACCCGTTGCTGTTCCCGAAGGCCGCGACCCACGTCGTCCTCAGCCCCCGCCTGGAGGACAGCATGGCCCTCATGCTGCGCAGCCCGGCGTCCGACCCGGCCAGCAGTACCCGCCCAACGGGGCTGACCCACGTCGCTCAGGAGAAGGCCATCGGCCATacccgcagcagcactcgagcagcggcagtggcggcggtaGTGCTGGAAGCCCCCAGCCCGGCCAGCTCTTCCAGTACCCAGGCGGCGCTGGCAATCAGTATGGCCGACCGGGAGGCCCTACTCCCGGCCAGCACTACTCTGCTCAGCCCGGCCAAATCTTCCACCACCCGCAGTTCCAGCAGCGACCGGCAGGCAGTGGTATGCCTCAAAACTGGGAGCCGCCCCAGCGATTGCCGCcgggacagcagcagcagcgtgtaCCTGGCCCCGCTCTGGCGCAgggccctcctcggcgtacGTCGTCCAACACGCAGGACCCGTATGGCCGACCGGGAGGCCCGGCGtacggcaacggcggcggcggtggtggcggcggttCGCGTGATGGCCAAACGTCGCCAACCAACCAGGGCTTCTACTCTCAGCGCAACCCGGGCCAGCCTGCGTACCCGTACCCACCTtcgggcggcggccaggcgcGCCCTCAACCTGTACCATCTGGACAGTACCCCCACCATCGTTAA